The Oncorhynchus mykiss isolate Arlee chromosome 27, USDA_OmykA_1.1, whole genome shotgun sequence sequence tatccccacacactgactaggtaccggtacccactgtatatagccgcTATTTTTTTGtgctacttttattttattttttacttttcctATAGcgtctcccaccagcctccactggtttccCAGTGCCAGGAAAGTCACAGCAGTGTAGCCATGATGAAAAAAAGGCAAATAGGCCATGGCACAATACCTTCTTGCCTGGCCTCCAGTGGTAGAAATACAGGCCAAGCACTGGTGTAAACAAATGATTTATACATACACTAGATCACTAATAGGAGGCGCTGTGTTGAAGCCAGTGTGCCTTCATCTTAGCACTCCTCCGCCGTGGTAAAACATTTTTggggaagctatagaaatgcatttattaaagtCTCCATTcatttttgccacatttattttATTCACAGACATCTTAGTGAAAACTTTCTAATTATATTGTGAGCTAAACATTcaaataaaaacaacattttccttaaagtataTTGTTTTaattactaatgttactgtccactacaacaacaaaaatacttacATACTTAAAtttaattttgtccttgaaacatttcattaaaatactgtagaattccattaattCCCATGGAGGgctgctcctactggggagtgccaaCATGGCTGACCGGtagcttcaaagcctctcaatacCCAATACGCATCATTAATCTAGTGTTTGTCAACATCATTGTGTAAAACCCTGCATTGGAAAAGGAACATTTGTCTAAGTTACAGGGATCTTTCGCCTCTGGTGGGAAATCAGGCATGGACTCGTTTGGCTCTGAAGTTTGGTAAAGCCTCTCTCGTTTCTCACTGCGGAAAGAAGCTGCTCTTGAACAATCCCGAACAACACCTCTACCTCCTCAAGTGTCACATACCATTGACATGAGCAAAACAAGAGATTTGTTGTTTTTGAGGGTAATTTATTTGCTATTTGCAGAAGATGATAGAATACCCTTTTCACAATATTCTGCCTAGCACGGCTCGGTTCGGTAAAAGTGAGCCGAGATAACCCACCTATTGAAGAGTCCAGGTCAGCATCAACAAATCACAAATTACTTCTGGGTCACACTGTTTTTCTCGAAAATCCTTCAAAATACGAATATTCACACAGATGAAAGCGATTAGTTATCAATATATTTTGTATTCCCAATGGCTCTTAGTTACAGCAAAAAAggtaaaggtccaatgcagatgtttttttacattttttatctcAACAGCAAAATAATTTATGGGTAACAATTAAGAACCTTACTATGATAGTTTTTAATCAAAACGGTCAAAAATAAGCTGTCTGACAGcagtctgagtggggaggggaaaacaaagtgttattggcagagaggtttggaactattTCTTactggtctattaactaatttagcGCCTTGTGATGTCACTAGGTAgtccaaaactccatcccaccaaaaagGCTTTAATTTCATGCAGCCTTTTCATACAGCTCTTAacctaaaagggcattatcataattttcacagtattattccaacctcatatatatgtacagtggggcaaaaaagtatttagtcagccaccaattgtgcatgttctcccacttaaaaagatgagaggcctgtaattttcatcataggtacacttctactatgacagacaaaatgagaaaaaaaatccagaaaatcacattgtaggatttttaatgaatttatttgcaaattatgatggaaaataagtatgcaAACACCTGAAACATGACCAAAAGCTTTAAATGATCACACTGCATTGGTCTTGGGATAAATGATCTGACTGCACTTGAGTAGGGAGAGACTCTATATCAAAAAACAATAGAACAGATACTCTTCACTTTTTCTTAATTCACCGATTCACAGATTCACCGATTCACAGATTCAACTGACGTGCATCAATCACTCCAGGAATATTGTTGATCTCTTCAACATCCCAAAAAACAGTTAATTTCcaatccctaactataacattttttgacaagatagaactgccaaagaggccggtgttgcaatctactgcagagttctggcttactatccaggtctgtacccaaacaattcgagcttctacttttaaaaatccacctttccagaaataagtatttcaccgttgctgcttgctagagaccaccctctgccccagctgtgccctggacaccatatgtgaactgatttcccccccatctatcttcaaagctcgtgctgctaggtgacctaaactgggacatgcttaacatctcggccatcctacaatctaagcttgatgccctcaatctcacacaaattatcaatgaacccaccaggtacaaccccaaatccgtaacacgggcaccctcatagacatcatcctaaccaactttaccctccaaatacacctctgctgttttcaaccaagagctcagcaatcactgcctcattgcctgcatccgtaatgggtctgcggtcaaacgaccacccctatcactgtcaaacgctctcgAAAActcttcagcgagcaggcctttctaatcgacctggcacgggtatcctggaaggatattgacttcatcccgttagtagaggatgcctggtcattctttaaaagtgccttcctcaccattttaaataaacatgcccctttcaaaaaatgtagaaccaggaacagatatagcccttggttctctccagacctgactgcccttgaccagcacaaaaacatccagtggcgtactgcattagcattgaatagcccctgtGACTTGCAACTTTTCGGgaaagttaggaacaaatatacacaggcagttaggaaagctaaggctagctttttcaagcagaaatttggatcctgtagcacaaattcagaaaagttctgggacactgtaaagtccatggagaataagagcacctcctcccagctgcccactgcactgatgctaggaaacactgtcaccactgataaatccactataattgagaatttcaataagcatttttctacgccTGGCCATggtttccacctggctacccctaccccggtcaacagccctgcactccccacagcaactcgcccaagcctcccccatttctccttcacccaaatccagattgctgatgttctgaaagagctgcaaaatctggacccctacaaatagctgggctagacaatctggaccctctctttataaaatgatctgccgaaattgttgcaaaccctattaccagcctgttcaacctctctttcatatcgtctgagatccccaaagattggaaagctgccgcggtcatcccgctattcaaagggggagacactctagacccaaactgctacagacctatatctatcctaccctgcctaaTTTCGAAAgcaaagttaacaaacagattaccgaccatttcgagtccccactgtaccttctccgctatgcaatctggtgcAATCTGGtcatgcacctcagccacgttcaaggtcctaaacgatatcataaccgccatcgataagacacattacattggatgcagtctatcacagtgccatccgttttgtccccaaagccccatatactacccaccactgcgacctgtacgctcttgttggctggccctcgcttcataccggtcaccaaacccactggctctaggtcatctacaagtctctgctaggtaaagccctaacctatctcagctcactggtcaccatagcagcacccactcctagcacacactccagcaggtatatctcactggtcacccccaaagccaattcctgtttggctgcctttccttccagttctctgctgccaatgactgcaatgcaaaaatcactgaagctggagactcatatctccctcactagcttcaagcaccagctgacagagcagctcacagattactgcacctgtacatagcccatctgtaaacagcccatccaactacctcatccccattctgtatttatttatcttgctcctttgcaccccagtatctctacttgcagtCATGTTCtgtacatctaccattccagtgtttaattgctatattgtaattactttgtcaccatggcctatttattgccttacctcccttatcttacctaatttgcacacactatatataaactttttttcctactgtattattgactgtatgtttgtttattccatctgtgttgttgtatgtgtcaatctgctgtgctttatcttggccaggttattctcaactagcccacctggttaaaaaaaaaatctgcttcCCATGAGAAGCCAGATATAACACAATTGAGGGGTGCTCTGTTcctaagagacacacacaggacactTCAAATTTAACAATTCGGGTGAGACGCAACACACGTTTCTTCTGATCCTTAGAAGCACAACAAAATCTAAACAAGCCTGCCTCTCGTGATCCCCACAGCCTTCACTCTACCCAGCACTCTCTCCATCAGTTTGGATCTCAAATGTATTCCTCTAATTTGGTAATTCGATCAGCTGCTCCTCATTAATAAACCATACTCCTACATGATACGAAATGACATTCTCATCATGGTACACTACTTTGTTCCGTTTCCCATTATTTCGGTCAATGTTCCAATTATCCTTGATTCTACAGCAATTAGATTCAGAATCCACTTCCGCCATATTTTCCTCTCAAAACCCGCTCAGAGCCGCGCCCAGTCCCTGTGATCAGTGTATGGGCGGCGTTGGGGTAAAACGTGCTAGTAGGATAACGCCGGATGTTGATGGTGGTACCAGAAATTAACAAACCATCACATCTTTCTTTCCATCCTCTTATCCGTCTCTCCAGAGCCTGCCGTACTCAGCATGTTGGTGAAGTGATAGCTAGCTAAAGAGAAATGCCGGAGTCCCGATATCACTGGTCAGGGGAAGAGGTGAATGCCATCGTCTCAATATGGTCAGACGAGGCAATACAGCGTGCATTACGTTCGTCTGACTCTGAGTATCGAGGTGCCGCCAAGGTGTACCATGAGATCTTTGTGCGCCTTCGCAAATTAGGTTATAAGGGAACTGTCCAGCAATGTCGTGACAAACTAAAAAAACTTAAGGGTCAGTACAAAGAAATTAAGTCAAACGGTTCCGACCGCCGGAGTTCTTTTCCACCATCATGGTTCGATGCCATGGACGCTGTACTGGGACAGCGACTCAGAAAGCCAGTACTGAGAAGTGGCAAAGCCACCGTATCACAAAACAACGGTAAATTGTTTTTCTTAATTTGCTTTAGAATCCGATAACAGGTCGTGTACATATTGCTATCTGCTGCGTTCACGtactagtcggaactaggaaactcgaaAATGTCCGACTTGGAAACTAGTTGTAAAACATGAGCTCTGAGTTTCCCACTTGAAAGTACCAGAATCAACCAGTAGGAAGTTTGCGCAAATAACGTACATTTTAACTCAGTGGTTCTCGGTAGTCATGTCAGAGTGACTCGGGCTCCCGTGTGGCGCAGCAGTCTTAAATACTGCGTCTCAGTACTAGAGTTGTCACTACAAACATCCTGGTTcggatccaggctgtatcacaaccagccgtgattgggagtcccatagggcggcgcacaattggcccagcgtcgggtTTGGCCTttgtgggccgtcattgtaaataagaatttgttcttaattaactgacttgcctagttaaataaaataaaaaatacttgcCTACTTCGGATGAACGATTTAAGCGTTTCACGAGCTTGGAAGGAAGAACCATTCTCACCATAAACCCCAACATTAACGGTGTCATAAAACCTAGCGATCAAACAGGAAAATGGTTCCAACCATTTTTCCACGATTCATTTTCCCCATAAGGGaatttagaaacacttaaaatcaggtctgtgtttcatgtaggcttgtAACGTTTTGATAAGTCACATTGCCCGAGAGAGATTTGGTTATCAATGTATTagtctatttactctcagattcaaaaatacaattagcatcaaagtagacattatgcaaaactacaaatccctgttTGACAGCTCGGTTTTAAGGGTATTACGAGTCATACCGAAGTACTCAATTGACAGCTGAAATTGTGGCCATGTTTGTTTCCAATTTGCAGAGGTGCGTGACGTCAGATTTCAACATGTGGGAAAGATCGGGGTCCAGAGCTCATACCCGAGGTTCCTAGTTGTAATTCCGAATTGGAAGGGCGTTCACGTACGGTTTTCCCAGTAGGGAGGTCGTATTTCAGAGTTTCCGACAATGTGAACGTGGCATTCGCCATCAGCAGCAGATTTTCAACCAACCTTAACTTGGCGATACTTTGTTCGCAAATCAGAAATTACCGGTGTCTTCTAAACTCCCATAGCCAATTGCAGGGGGAtgtttgaatttagaaaatgctccgttattaaattaaatacatttgtacTCCATTAAGTAATCTAATAATCTATTCACCGCCATCTTGTCTATTTCTGATATTATCTCATTGATCCAGCCCAAAGTGCTGCACATCATGAGCGAGACTCAGAAATCATGCATCACTTTGAATGACACtcacctggggtgtattcattattcatgatagAGGATCAGAAATAAATTAGATGGCAATGTATACATTGTAGGATTAATTCATGGAACAAAGACTGGTTTAATTTAATAAcagcattttctaaattcaaactCCCCCTGCACTAGCCAGTTAAGAGTTAAGAAGACACTGGTGACTTCAAGAACGAAGAAAGCGTTGGCAAGTGAAGGTTGGTCGAAAATCTGCTGCTTATGGCTCATTAGCAGCCGGTACACAACCTCGGACACAAGCTTTAGTCCTGCGCCGAGGTGGCTAGTTATGGCTAGTTACCCCTGGTTATACTTGAGAACACTCGCCTTGAAAAGTGCAGAGACGACAACAAAGTCTGAATATTCAAACCGTTGCTTGTGGAGATAAATAGATACGCTAAATTGTAATTGCATTTCTAGATAAATCCTCAGTCTGGTCTTTAACAGCCCGAAATTTAGGCTATTGTTACAATGTTATTGCTTCCCCAAAGCTCCTTTTTGAAAAGTTTCCATGGCTGAGGCGTCCACAGTCAAAAGAAATTGGCCGGGCTTCTGTATTGGTCCAGTGGCCCTTTTTTCCCCATACACTTTTCAGATGGTATTTACATAACAATGGCAAACTGCATTTTTTTTACACCTCACAAAGTAACTGTGTTGATGACGCTGACAGAGTTGTTCTTTCTGCAAGCCCCAAGTCTTTAGTATCACTCCCCTGATGGAAACACAATTACAATAGAGCTTACATTAACATACACAACTGGCGACAAACTGGTGTGGGGTAAGTCTTAGGTGTAAATGCAGTAAGAGTTTATCCAGTCATTACGTTAATGCAAACTAGTGTTATTTTTTGGAACGTGTACAAATCACATTTTCTTTTTCAAATGCTTCGTAAACAATAGGTgtcgactaacagtgaaatgcttacttatgagcccctcccaacaatgcagagaataatataaaataatatcacaatgaataaatacacaatgagtaatgataacttggctatgaacagtactgagtcgatgtgctgGGGTactagtaaatattttcttaactatttcttgaactgcattcttggtttttggtgagtttctcccattcttctctgcagatcctcaagctctcaggtaggatggggagtgtcgctgcacagctattttcaggtctctccagagatgttcgattaggttcaagtccgggctctggttgggccacttgaggacattcagagacttgtcctgaagccactcctgtattgtcttggatgtttgcttaggatcgttgtcctgttggaaggtgaaccttcgccccagtctgaccTGAGCACTCTAGAGCAAGTTtttgtcaaggatctctctactttTCTCCAGTCATCTTTGactcgaccctgactagtctcccagtccctgaaaaacatccacacagcatgatgctgccaccaacgtgcttcaccatagggacagtgccaggtttcttccagatgtgacgcttggcatttaggccaaatagttcaatcttggtttcatcagaccagataatcttgtttcttatggtcagagtcctttaggtgccttttggcaaactccaagtgggctgtcatgtgccttttactgaggagtggcttctgtctggccattctacaataaaggcctgattggtggagtactgcaaaGATGGCTGcctttctggaatgttctcccatctccacagaggaactctggagctctggagctcaagtttttggtcacctccctgaccaaggcccttctcccccaattgctcagtttggctgggcggcaaGCTCTaagaagagtattggtggttccaaacttcttccatttaagaatgatggagtttcctatgtttttggggaccttcaatgctgcagacattttttggtacccttccccagatctgtgcctcgacaaaatcctgtctcagagctctacggacaattcctttgacctcatggtttgtttttttctctgatgtgcactgtcaactgtgggacattatttagacaggtgtgtgcctttccaaatcatgtccaatcaattgaatttaccacaggtggactccaatcaagttgtagaaacatctcaaggatgatcaatggaaacaggatgcaccggagctcaattttgtgtctcatagcaaagggtctgaatacttctgtaaataaggcatttctgtttttgatttgttataaattaccaaaaatgtctaaacctgttttcactttgtcattatgtggtattgtgtatagattcagaaagaacaatttaatacattttagaataaggctgtaacgtaacatgtggaaaaagggtctgaatactttccaaatgcactgtatatagtgccttcagaaagtattcagaccccattactaattccacattttgttgtgttatagccttattctaaaattgtttttttctctctcaatttaatcaatctacacacaataacgcattatgacaaaacgaaaacattattttataagtgtttgtaaatgtattaaattaaatacAGGTCTCatctacactaaacaaaaatataaacgcaacattcaacaatttcatagattttactgagttacagttcatataaggaaatcagtcaattgaaataaaataataggccctaatctatggatttcacatgactaggaatgcaaatatgcatctgttggtcacagataccttaaaaaataaaCAAGGGGTGTGGAtcaaaaaccagtcagtatctggtgtgaccaccatttgcctcatgcagcgcaacacatctcctttgcatagagttgatcaggctgttgattgtggcctgtggaatgttgtcccactcctcttcaatttgGATGTTGCTATAAAAAAAATCCCCTCCCAAACGCATACAGGCACATTAAACGACAAAGGGAACTGTTAACCATGAATACACATAAATAAGCCAAATTGTAAATGGTAAACATGAAGTACAGAAGATTGTCTACACGACCTAGAGAACTTTAATATGACACAGTTGTTTGCAATGCACCTTAACAGCACACTGGTCAGAAACAGCCGGtggatgtttttgtttgtgtgaGTGCTTTTATCTGATCTGGTGCTTTCACAGACAAATTACCATCCAGTTGGACACCTGATGAACTTCCACAAACTTCAGGGTCTGGGGTGAGAACTTCAGCTTCTAGGCTGTTGGAGTTGACTGATTCCTCTGAAGAATATGGTATGTCATCTAGTACaaagttttaaaaatatatatatattttaccaggGACAGGCAAGATTTGGTGCTCCCCTTTGTGGAATGGATTAAAACTTACTTTGTAAGCTCTAACCATCTGAGGGACCGGCCAGTAATGGCCAGAAGTTGAGAAACGCTTATCTAGTACACATTATTTATAAACCGTACTGTAAGCTTGCTAGCTAATATTGTTTACAAGTTTCTGACTGCTTTCAACTTATGTTGTTCTTTCACAGAGGAATCTGGATACCACTGGTCGTCTAAGGAGGTTCAGGCATTGTTAACACTCTGGGCAGATAAGATGGTACAGAAGCACCTCCTCTCCTATAAAAACGAGCACGTCTATGCCAAATTTAGTTCCGAGCTTGCCGCCCTGGGTTTTAAAAGGACGTCGAAGCAGTGCAGACAAAAGATACAAATACTGAAAAAGGAACACAAAAAAATCAAGGATAACAATAACATGAGTGGTTCCATCTATCGTGAAGAGAGTTGGTTTGCCATCATTGATAGTGTCCTGTGTCACCAACCAAGTACTTTGGAGTCTGGGGTGATAAATTCAGATGCCAAGCTTTTGGGGTCGCCTGATTCCCAACAAGAAATGGGACATTCTAGTAAGTTAAGTTGTCCAGTACAGCACCTAGTTCACATGTTTAACACAGTAACTTTGTTACCATAAGCTTGGTACTTAACAATGTTTTTCTTTGTGTGAGTACTGTCAACTGTGCTGTTGTATCCACAGACAAATCTCCATCCATTTGGACACCTGATGAGGTCCATGGTCAACAATCAGAAACCTCAGGGCTTGGGGTGATAAATGCAACAAATCTACTGTTTGAATTGACTCCTGATTCCCCTGTAGACGAGGAACATATTGGTAAGTTATCTAGTAGTGTTTTTCAACCTTTTTTGTACCACGGGCTAGccaggggtgggagggccaagagaccagaggtggtagTGCTcagttggggtgtagggtttgagcatatcctgaggtagggaggggcagttccccttgctgccccgtaggcaagcaccatggtcttgaaATGGATGCAAGCTTGGACTGTGAGCCAGCTAACGCACTTGCTCAAAGCTCagataccccacaagacatgccaccagaggtctcttcacaatcccaaGGCCAGAACAGACTGGAAAGTgcatagtactacatagagccatgccgacatggaactctattccacataagGTAACTTATGCACGCAATAGAAtcacataaaaaaaatacaccttatggcatggcagggactgtgaagatAAGAAATACTAGTAGCTACACGTTTTTCATAAACAGTACCTTAAGCTTGCTAGCTAATATTGTTTTCCAGTTTCTGACTGCTTTCAGCTGATGCGGTTCTTTCACAGAGGAATCTGGATACCGCTGGACTTTGCAGGAGGTTCACACATTGTTAACACTGGGCAGATGAGAGAGTTCAGAAGCAGCTTCTCTCTTATAAAAATGAGCACGTCTATGCCAAATTTAGTTCAGAGTTCGCTGCCCTCGGATTTAACAGGACGTCGAAGCAATGCAGAGAAAAGTTAAAAAAGCTGAAACAGGAATACAGAAAACTCAAGGATGACGACAACATGAGTGGTTCCATCTATCTTGAAGAAAGCTGTTTTGCCATCATCGATAGTGTCCTCACTAACCAAACAAAAGCTCAGGCTTATTCTTTTCCAGGTGCAGAAGACTTTGGTAAGTTAACTTTTACTGTATacatttttgtagtttgtttgaGGGATTTCACTGTGGTGACTGGCTGGCTAAATAGCTAGTTGCTGATGCTGGCTAGTTTCCTAATCTCTtgctatatatagatatatatatatatatatatttttttttaactcgCCTACAGTATTTTAAATATGCCATTGGTTTTTACTCTATAACATGTTATTGTTTGTGTTTCCCAACGTAGGTCCCGGTTTAACTCTGTCCTCACTGCGTCTCCTTGCTCCACCATTACGCTTGATGTCAGCATTCATGTGGCAAGTGGCTCAGCAGCATATTGTAAAGCATTATGGGAAGCTGGAGGAGTTTGTGACTTTGGTGACAGAGATGGTTCCAGAGCTGCTGAGTTCCAGGCAGAGGACCCAACTTCTTCTGGGTCTGAGAGCAAGGGTGAGAGAGGTGGAAATGCATGCAGAGGATTCTGATAGAAGTATGGGTAGCTGCCAGCTGTAAATAGTATGTTTTCCCCTGGGGCTTGCTCTCACATGTCTACCTCTTTTTCAGCTGGTACTGGAGTTGTGTCTCAGTGAGAGCACAGCTGACCTCGTGACCATCCAGCCTCACCTGGACAAAATCCATTATTTGACAGAATACGCTGTACACAAAGAGGTAAGTTAACTtatactactgttcaaaagtgtggggtcacttagacatttccttgtttt is a genomic window containing:
- the LOC110507824 gene encoding uncharacterized protein LOC110507824 isoform X2, translated to MPESRYHWSGEEVNAIVSIWSDEAIQRALRSSDSEYRGAAKVYHEIFVRLRKLGYKGTVQQCRDKLKKLKGQYKEIKSNGSDRRSSFPPSWFDAMDAVLGQRLRKPVLRSGKATVSQNDKLPSSWTPDELPQTSGSGVRTSASRLLELTDSSEEYEESGYHWSSKEVQALLTLWADKMVQKHLLSYKNEHVYAKFSSELAALGFKRTSKQCRQKIQILKKEHKKIKDNNNMSGSIYREESWFAIIDSVLCHQPSTLESGVINSDAKLLGSPDSQQEMGHSNKSPSIWTPDEVHGQQSETSGLGVINATNLLFELTPDSPVDEEHIGAEDFGPGLTLSSLRLLAPPLRLMSAFMWQVAQQHIVKHYGKLEEFVTLVTEMVPELLSSRQRTQLLLGLRARLVLELCLSESTADLVTIQPHLDKIHYLTEYAVHKESNDELEATESNFVELVQTLLEDPSEREHFFQEVFPARYGPRYDTALQVLVWEFLSRLEELLPVPDFTQTAAWLGDAPSVVEECGSTIFDTEELKTLLQHHQHHGNLKRGYFSYYTSDTILSTLSLPPTIRVVMSAEQASSDKTRSCSDGDECLKNGIERDGEGQFNWGREEEEDHFYLEQQEQINVLPAENSGPCIPVPSNGLNSDMESQVVACSLCSFSHSDMAKLHQHIRIRHRGEDRKLRRPKESGTEKHLPSSRTKLLHHHIRTRHQGDVQKCQHSEGSGTENLPSSTTIIPYRPNNMTLSCPHCGNVYQNLNSLKKHRRIHTFPFCCNQCERRFSTRLGLKRHQRAHTGEIPFKCSHCDRRLMCAYSLKMHVRTHTGERPYCCTICGKTSVQHLARHDDACRGEKLFM
- the LOC110507824 gene encoding uncharacterized protein LOC110507824 isoform X3, coding for MPESRYHWSGEEVNAIVSIWSDEAIQRALRSSDSEYRGAAKVYHEIFVRLRKLGYKGTVQQCRDKLKKLKGQYKEIKSNGSDRRSSFPPSWFDAMDAVLGQRLRKPVLRSGKATVSQNNDKLPSSWTPDELPQTSGSGVRTSASRLLELTDSSEEYEESGYHWSSKEVQALLTLWADKMVQKHLLSYKNEHVYAKFSSELAALGFKRTSKQCRQKIQILKKEHKKIKDNNNMSGSIYREESWFAIIDSVLCHQPSTLESGVINSDAKLLGSPDSQQEMGHSNKSPSIWTPDEVHGQQSETSGLGVINATNLLFELTPDSPVDEEHIGPGLTLSSLRLLAPPLRLMSAFMWQVAQQHIVKHYGKLEEFVTLVTEMVPELLSSRQRTQLLLGLRARLVLELCLSESTADLVTIQPHLDKIHYLTEYAVHKESNDELEATESNFVELVQTLLEDPSEREHFFQEVFPARYGPRYDTALQVLVWEFLSRLEELLPVPDFTQTAAWLGDAPSVVEECGSTIFDTEELKTLLQHHQHHGNLKRGYFSYYTSDTILSTLSLPPTIRVVMSAEQASSDKTRSCSDGDECLKNGIERDGEGQFNWGREEEEDHFYLEQQEQINVLPAENSGPCIPVPSNGLNSDMESQVVACSLCSFSHSDMAKLHQHIRIRHRGEDRKLRRPKESGTEKHLPSSRTKLLHHHIRTRHQGDVQKCQHSEGSGTENLPSSTTIIPYRPNNMTLSCPHCGNVYQNLNSLKKHRRIHTFPFCCNQCERRFSTRLGLKRHQRAHTGEIPFKCSHCDRRLMCAYSLKMHVRTHTGERPYCCTICGKTSVQHLARHDDACRGEKLFM
- the LOC110507824 gene encoding uncharacterized protein LOC110507824 isoform X1, encoding MPESRYHWSGEEVNAIVSIWSDEAIQRALRSSDSEYRGAAKVYHEIFVRLRKLGYKGTVQQCRDKLKKLKGQYKEIKSNGSDRRSSFPPSWFDAMDAVLGQRLRKPVLRSGKATVSQNNDKLPSSWTPDELPQTSGSGVRTSASRLLELTDSSEEYEESGYHWSSKEVQALLTLWADKMVQKHLLSYKNEHVYAKFSSELAALGFKRTSKQCRQKIQILKKEHKKIKDNNNMSGSIYREESWFAIIDSVLCHQPSTLESGVINSDAKLLGSPDSQQEMGHSNKSPSIWTPDEVHGQQSETSGLGVINATNLLFELTPDSPVDEEHIGAEDFGPGLTLSSLRLLAPPLRLMSAFMWQVAQQHIVKHYGKLEEFVTLVTEMVPELLSSRQRTQLLLGLRARLVLELCLSESTADLVTIQPHLDKIHYLTEYAVHKESNDELEATESNFVELVQTLLEDPSEREHFFQEVFPARYGPRYDTALQVLVWEFLSRLEELLPVPDFTQTAAWLGDAPSVVEECGSTIFDTEELKTLLQHHQHHGNLKRGYFSYYTSDTILSTLSLPPTIRVVMSAEQASSDKTRSCSDGDECLKNGIERDGEGQFNWGREEEEDHFYLEQQEQINVLPAENSGPCIPVPSNGLNSDMESQVVACSLCSFSHSDMAKLHQHIRIRHRGEDRKLRRPKESGTEKHLPSSRTKLLHHHIRTRHQGDVQKCQHSEGSGTENLPSSTTIIPYRPNNMTLSCPHCGNVYQNLNSLKKHRRIHTFPFCCNQCERRFSTRLGLKRHQRAHTGEIPFKCSHCDRRLMCAYSLKMHVRTHTGERPYCCTICGKTSVQHLARHDDACRGEKLFM